Proteins co-encoded in one Methylomonas albis genomic window:
- a CDS encoding AAA family ATPase: MPKLLPTLHLLCGKIASGKSTLAKELAKTPGTVIISEDVWLAHLYPDNIKSVADYVKHSSSLRGAIGPHVTDLLRIGVSVVLDFPANTVGNRKWMRSIIDRAESKHMLHFLDVSDDKCLTRLRARNASGTHAFVVADTEFDLITSYFVAPQQEEGFNIIRY; encoded by the coding sequence ATGCCAAAGCTACTGCCAACATTGCATCTGCTCTGCGGAAAAATCGCCTCCGGTAAATCGACATTGGCAAAAGAACTGGCCAAGACACCAGGCACGGTTATTATTAGCGAGGATGTATGGCTTGCACATCTTTATCCAGACAACATCAAGTCTGTTGCAGACTATGTCAAGCATTCTTCGAGTTTACGTGGAGCAATTGGGCCGCATGTGACCGATTTACTTCGTATAGGTGTCTCTGTGGTATTGGATTTTCCAGCCAACACCGTGGGAAATAGAAAATGGATGAGGTCTATTATTGACAGAGCCGAATCAAAGCATATGTTGCATTTTCTTGATGTGTCGGACGACAAATGCTTGACACGTTTACGTGCGAGAAACGCGTCTGGCACTCACGCTTTTGTAGTGGCTGATACCGAATTTGACCTAATCACGAGTTACTTCGTAGCCCCTCAGCAGGAAGAAGGTTTCAACATTATTCGATATTAG
- a CDS encoding autoinducer binding domain-containing protein has protein sequence MKAWQEIQLHALQTSDSEHQLFQTIAALGAELGFDYCAYGLRLALPLSKPKIVKVSNYPSAWQAQYQAKNYCAVDPTVKHALRSSLPILWTDGLFASTAAFWEEARSFGLRYGWAQSMRDVPGATGMLTLARADEPLSETELADKAFKMAWLTQTAHIALSRRLLPKLLPEADAKLSNREIAVLRWTADGKTSGEIANTMKITERTVNFHISNAATKLNASNKTAAAIKAAMLGFL, from the coding sequence ATGAAAGCCTGGCAAGAAATTCAACTTCACGCATTGCAGACCAGCGATAGTGAGCATCAGCTTTTCCAAACCATTGCGGCGTTGGGTGCAGAATTGGGTTTTGATTATTGCGCCTACGGCCTCCGGTTGGCGCTGCCGTTGAGCAAGCCGAAGATCGTGAAAGTGAGTAATTATCCATCGGCTTGGCAAGCGCAATATCAAGCTAAAAATTATTGCGCGGTCGATCCCACCGTCAAACACGCCCTGCGCTCGTCGCTGCCCATCCTGTGGACGGACGGTTTGTTCGCCTCAACGGCGGCGTTTTGGGAGGAAGCCCGTTCGTTCGGCTTGCGTTACGGTTGGGCGCAATCCATGCGGGATGTCCCAGGCGCAACCGGCATGCTCACTTTGGCGCGAGCCGATGAGCCGCTGAGCGAAACCGAGCTGGCGGACAAGGCTTTTAAAATGGCTTGGTTGACCCAAACTGCGCATATAGCCCTATCGCGCCGCTTATTACCCAAATTGCTGCCGGAAGCGGACGCGAAACTATCGAACCGCGAGATTGCGGTGCTACGCTGGACGGCAGATGGCAAAACTTCCGGCGAAATTGCCAATACCATGAAAATTACCGAGCGGACCGTTAATTTCCATATCAGCAATGCCGCGACGAAATTAAATGCCAGCAACAAAACCGCGGCGGCCATTAAAGCGGCGATGCTCGGTTTTTTGTAA
- a CDS encoding winged helix-turn-helix transcriptional regulator, giving the protein MSESQLKNRCPIDYALEVFGDRWTLIVLRDLMLSGKRHYRELMTSKEGIATNILASRLKKMEADGLVIRKHKPEDKRQVFYELTDKALDLVPVLLEISRWSVIYDQHTAAPPELMRRYQEEPQQLIADLQQAARIRQS; this is encoded by the coding sequence ATGTCCGAATCTCAGCTCAAAAATAGATGTCCAATTGATTATGCCCTTGAAGTATTCGGAGACCGGTGGACGCTGATCGTACTCCGCGATCTGATGCTAAGCGGCAAACGGCACTACCGGGAGTTGATGACTTCGAAAGAAGGAATCGCAACCAATATTCTGGCTTCGCGACTGAAAAAAATGGAAGCGGACGGACTCGTTATCCGCAAGCACAAGCCCGAAGACAAGCGCCAAGTGTTTTATGAACTGACGGACAAAGCGCTCGATCTGGTGCCGGTACTACTCGAAATTAGCCGCTGGAGCGTGATTTACGACCAGCATACCGCAGCCCCTCCGGAACTCATGCGCCGCTACCAAGAAGAGCCGCAGCAGCTGATCGCCGATTTGCAGCAAGCGGCGCGAATTCGGCAATCCTGA
- a CDS encoding YybH family protein → MAYHPLKQVIEAADKAITEEDFDTLMAFYADDATLVIKPGLIATGKEQIHKAFLAIAEYFNHSLVAKQGAIHVIQSGNTALVIMETVLETADAAGVTSCMSRRATYVFREDPVGKWLCVIDNSYGTDLLGAI, encoded by the coding sequence ATGGCATACCATCCACTTAAACAAGTTATCGAAGCTGCTGACAAAGCAATCACTGAAGAGGACTTCGATACCTTGATGGCTTTCTACGCAGACGATGCAACGCTTGTCATCAAGCCAGGCTTGATTGCTACAGGCAAGGAACAAATCCATAAGGCGTTCCTCGCGATTGCCGAATATTTCAATCATAGTCTTGTGGCCAAACAAGGCGCGATTCATGTCATTCAGAGCGGGAATACGGCTCTAGTGATCATGGAAACCGTTCTGGAAACGGCGGATGCTGCCGGTGTAACGAGTTGCATGTCAAGGCGCGCCACCTATGTCTTTCGGGAAGACCCTGTCGGCAAGTGGCTTTGTGTTATCGATAATTCGTATGGCACTGACTTACTGGGAGCCATATAA
- a CDS encoding TfoX/Sxy family protein, with amino-acid sequence MSEFIAYLPEMFELFGTIQIRKMFGGYGVYHDGLMFALVADDTLYLKADAENVKFFEEQGLAPFVYQREGKLAKMSYYQAPAEFMEERELAAIWARRSYDAARRAQRKKRKSKTDTAVIRHLD; translated from the coding sequence ATGAGTGAATTTATTGCTTATTTGCCGGAAATGTTCGAACTGTTCGGCACCATTCAGATCCGTAAGATGTTTGGGGGCTATGGCGTCTACCACGATGGCTTGATGTTCGCGCTGGTGGCGGACGATACTCTGTATCTCAAGGCGGATGCCGAGAATGTTAAATTTTTCGAGGAACAGGGGCTTGCGCCATTCGTCTATCAGCGGGAAGGCAAGCTGGCGAAAATGTCCTATTACCAGGCGCCGGCGGAATTCATGGAGGAGCGGGAGTTAGCCGCTATCTGGGCGCGCCGCTCGTACGATGCCGCGCGTAGAGCCCAACGTAAAAAACGCAAAAGCAAAACGGATACGGCGGTGATACGTCATTTAGACTGA
- the ada gene encoding bifunctional DNA-binding transcriptional regulator/O6-methylguanine-DNA methyltransferase Ada has product MKSGADMLNPIKPDALPTENDPRWQAVLARDQAADGRFFYSVKTTGVYCRPSCPARTAKPENVLFHLSRDEAEAAGFRPCRRCKPNQPALREQHVAKVLEICRLLDTAETEPSLTELAVVAGLSPFHFHRIFKAVTGLTPKAYAAAQLLNRVRKQLAKSQSVTAAIYAAGYESNSRFYEQSPQLLGMTPSDYRAGGTHSRIRFALGECSLGSILVAASAIGICAIALGDDPDRLARDLQDCFPQAELLGGDSEFEQWVAKVVGFVEAPAIGLDLPLDIRGTVFQQRVWQALRQIPVGEKVSYTDIAQRIGAPKAVRAVAGACAANSLAVAIPCHRVIRSDGGLSGYRWGVERKAELLRRESQI; this is encoded by the coding sequence ATGAAATCCGGAGCCGATATGCTAAACCCGATTAAACCTGACGCTTTGCCAACCGAGAACGACCCTCGTTGGCAAGCCGTGCTCGCCCGTGATCAAGCCGCCGACGGCAGGTTTTTCTACTCGGTAAAAACCACCGGCGTCTATTGCCGGCCGTCCTGTCCGGCGCGTACCGCCAAACCGGAAAATGTGCTGTTCCATCTTAGCCGGGACGAAGCGGAGGCGGCCGGATTCCGCCCCTGCCGGCGTTGCAAACCGAATCAACCTGCCTTGCGCGAACAGCATGTCGCTAAAGTTTTGGAGATCTGCCGCTTGCTGGACACTGCGGAAACCGAGCCTAGTCTTACCGAGTTGGCGGTCGTTGCCGGACTCAGTCCTTTTCATTTTCACAGGATTTTTAAAGCCGTCACCGGTTTGACGCCTAAAGCCTACGCAGCAGCCCAGCTCCTTAACCGGGTTCGGAAGCAACTGGCAAAAAGTCAATCGGTAACCGCCGCCATTTACGCGGCCGGTTACGAGTCAAACAGCCGGTTTTACGAGCAATCGCCGCAGTTGTTAGGCATGACGCCATCCGATTATCGGGCCGGCGGTACTCATAGCCGAATTCGTTTTGCCCTGGGCGAATGCTCGTTGGGGTCCATTCTGGTGGCGGCCAGCGCCATCGGAATTTGTGCCATTGCGTTGGGCGACGATCCGGACCGCTTGGCACGGGATTTACAAGATTGTTTTCCTCAGGCCGAGCTGCTTGGCGGCGATAGCGAGTTCGAACAATGGGTCGCCAAAGTAGTCGGTTTTGTCGAGGCGCCGGCTATCGGCCTGGATTTACCGCTGGACATTCGCGGCACCGTATTTCAACAACGGGTTTGGCAAGCATTGCGGCAAATTCCAGTGGGCGAGAAAGTAAGTTACACCGATATTGCGCAACGCATAGGCGCTCCGAAGGCCGTGCGCGCGGTGGCTGGCGCCTGCGCGGCCAATTCCTTGGCCGTAGCAATACCGTGCCATCGCGTGATTCGCTCGGACGGCGGCTTGTCTGGCTATCGTTGGGGCGTTGAGCGCAAAGCCGAATTGCTGCGCCGGGAAAGTCAAATATGA
- a CDS encoding GlcG/HbpS family heme-binding protein, with protein sequence MNKQRKGLQVISILLLLQADVHAAENSYMLPLTLAVEAASETVRSCEALGYNVSVAFVDMFGQPRVQLKSDKSTPHTFETAYRKAYTIVTFGPNYHLETSGQVADLMSKNPAFYNAVLTIPNVTPLPGALAIKVQENIIGAIGVSGAPGGDKDEACAQAGIDKISRRLPE encoded by the coding sequence ATGAATAAACAACGAAAAGGTTTGCAGGTAATTTCGATACTTTTGCTATTGCAAGCCGATGTGCATGCTGCGGAAAATAGTTATATGCTTCCGCTTACTTTAGCGGTCGAAGCTGCCAGCGAAACGGTTCGCTCCTGCGAAGCTTTGGGATATAACGTCTCGGTGGCGTTTGTCGATATGTTCGGTCAGCCAAGAGTTCAGCTAAAAAGCGACAAGAGTACGCCGCATACCTTCGAGACAGCCTATCGAAAAGCCTACACTATCGTGACGTTTGGCCCTAACTATCATTTAGAAACCAGTGGTCAAGTCGCCGACCTAATGAGCAAAAACCCGGCATTTTATAATGCCGTACTCACCATCCCCAATGTCACGCCACTGCCCGGCGCATTAGCGATAAAAGTGCAAGAAAATATAATAGGTGCGATTGGGGTCAGCGGTGCGCCGGGTGGCGATAAAGATGAAGCCTGTGCGCAAGCGGGTATTGACAAAATCAGCCGTAGATTGCCCGAATAG
- a CDS encoding TetR/AcrR family transcriptional regulator yields the protein MPIQNSIGYTRVRYTADQKQQTCQRIIEAAGRCFRKGGYSGIGVDGLAKEAGVTSGAFYGHFSSKADAFKAAIIAGMEDLKSGIGIFQQKYGENWWEEFATYYMGPKRTCDLGDSCILQSVTPEVCRSEEAIRAAFESELLEIVKLAAEGTPKTTDQAAIDNAWSNFAMLIGGVTLARAVADEKIANEIATAVQQAVITRQKST from the coding sequence ATGCCAATCCAAAATAGCATTGGATATACCCGCGTGAGATATACAGCAGACCAAAAACAACAAACCTGCCAGCGCATTATTGAGGCGGCCGGGCGTTGCTTTCGAAAAGGCGGCTACAGTGGCATCGGCGTCGATGGCTTGGCAAAGGAAGCCGGCGTGACGTCAGGGGCGTTCTACGGACACTTCAGTTCCAAAGCCGATGCGTTTAAAGCGGCGATCATTGCAGGAATGGAGGATTTGAAATCCGGGATCGGCATTTTTCAGCAGAAATATGGCGAAAACTGGTGGGAAGAATTTGCAACGTATTACATGGGTCCAAAACGCACCTGCGATCTGGGCGACAGCTGCATACTTCAAAGTGTGACGCCGGAAGTCTGTCGCTCCGAGGAAGCAATTCGCGCCGCATTTGAGTCGGAGCTGCTAGAGATAGTCAAACTTGCGGCAGAAGGTACGCCCAAAACAACCGATCAAGCGGCTATTGATAATGCGTGGTCTAACTTTGCAATGTTGATTGGCGGCGTAACGTTAGCGCGCGCGGTTGCAGACGAAAAAATCGCCAATGAAATTGCAACGGCCGTTCAGCAAGCGGTGATCACCCGGCAAAAGAGTACTTAA
- a CDS encoding serine hydrolase domain-containing protein, translating into MLAELIDDHPFKDQMKTYLTYLSAILLLLSACAGSPPLKPDAVVRGDYSYLKAHLTWLIEQEMSEQDVEGLSIAVVDDQQVVWVQGFGYADQDNRIAATPETVYRTGSISKLFTDTLVMQLAEQGKLDIDQPLQTYLPNFAIKSRFPDAGPITPRNIMSHHSGLPGDRGNGMWTNNPAPFSQLVDRLKDEYAAYPPNRIWAYSNLGITLLGTMLERLTGEDFSPYANRQLLKPLGMTHAAFAPGIAGELTSKAYKNDQEKAEVALRDMPAGGLNANVLDLSRFIAMVLADGKANGRQILKPETLHEMLRQQNQDVALDVGNKTGLGWFLTSKPGIGDVAAHGGATLFHRSLLTVLPEHKLGVVVLANSPPTGDLIDKVTDKALKLAIAIKTGQPLPEDAETPEIETRGLTAQQQHTAAGQYATALGYIKLTADGDTLVTELNGKSLDLVGRDDGKFGIRYKLLGLIPIQPKQLAEVGVSIRHVDGHDLALVHWHGQTFVLGEKIQPVPIPAAMRSRLGEYEIVNLAEDEAMVPEKCALRERDGFLMLEYSIPAFDLNNLTLPIAPVSENAAVILGLGRGMQETVRLETINGQEFVAYSGYLLRKK; encoded by the coding sequence TTGCTGGCCGAACTAATCGATGACCACCCCTTCAAGGATCAGATGAAAACCTATTTGACTTATTTAAGCGCGATATTGCTTTTGCTTAGCGCTTGCGCCGGTTCGCCGCCGCTAAAACCAGATGCCGTGGTACGCGGCGATTACAGTTACCTCAAAGCCCATCTGACTTGGCTGATCGAGCAGGAAATGTCCGAACAGGACGTGGAAGGCCTGAGTATTGCCGTGGTGGACGATCAGCAGGTCGTTTGGGTGCAAGGTTTCGGTTATGCCGATCAAGACAACCGGATTGCCGCGACACCGGAAACGGTTTATCGAACCGGCTCCATCTCCAAGCTCTTCACCGATACGCTGGTCATGCAACTGGCCGAGCAAGGCAAGCTGGATATAGATCAGCCGCTACAAACCTATCTGCCGAATTTTGCGATCAAAAGTCGCTTCCCGGATGCCGGGCCAATAACGCCGCGCAACATCATGAGCCATCATTCCGGTTTGCCGGGTGATAGAGGCAATGGCATGTGGACTAACAACCCGGCGCCGTTCAGTCAGCTTGTCGACCGGCTGAAAGACGAATATGCCGCCTATCCGCCCAATCGCATCTGGGCCTATTCGAATCTGGGCATCACCTTATTAGGGACGATGTTGGAAAGGCTGACCGGCGAGGATTTCAGTCCTTATGCCAACCGGCAGCTATTAAAACCACTGGGCATGACGCATGCGGCATTTGCGCCGGGCATAGCGGGAGAACTGACTTCCAAAGCCTATAAGAATGATCAGGAAAAGGCCGAAGTGGCACTGCGCGATATGCCGGCCGGCGGCTTAAATGCCAATGTTTTGGATCTAAGCCGTTTTATCGCCATGGTCTTGGCGGACGGCAAAGCCAATGGCCGGCAAATACTCAAGCCGGAAACCCTACATGAAATGCTGCGCCAGCAAAACCAGGACGTGGCGCTGGATGTGGGCAACAAAACCGGTTTGGGCTGGTTCTTGACCAGCAAGCCCGGTATCGGCGATGTGGCCGCACACGGCGGAGCAACGCTTTTTCACCGTAGCCTGTTGACGGTGCTGCCGGAACATAAATTGGGCGTAGTGGTGTTGGCGAACTCCCCGCCCACCGGCGATTTGATCGACAAAGTCACCGATAAGGCCCTAAAACTGGCGATTGCGATAAAAACCGGTCAGCCGCTGCCGGAGGACGCCGAAACACCTGAAATCGAAACCCGCGGTTTAACCGCGCAACAGCAGCACACGGCAGCCGGGCAATATGCAACCGCGCTGGGTTACATCAAGTTAACCGCGGATGGCGACACTCTGGTCACCGAACTGAACGGCAAAAGCCTGGATTTGGTCGGCAGGGACGACGGCAAATTCGGCATTCGCTACAAACTGTTGGGTTTGATTCCAATACAACCCAAGCAACTGGCCGAAGTCGGTGTATCGATACGGCATGTCGACGGCCATGATTTGGCGTTAGTCCATTGGCACGGTCAAACCTTTGTATTGGGCGAGAAAATCCAACCCGTACCGATTCCTGCGGCTATGCGTAGCCGTCTGGGCGAATACGAAATTGTCAATCTTGCCGAAGACGAGGCGATGGTTCCGGAAAAATGCGCTTTACGCGAGCGGGACGGCTTTTTGATGCTGGAGTATTCCATTCCCGCATTCGACCTGAATAACCTGACCCTCCCGATTGCACCGGTATCGGAAAACGCCGCCGTCATTCTTGGATTGGGACGCGGCATGCAGGAAACCGTGCGGCTGGAGACGATTAATGGTCAAGAGTTTGTGGCCTATTCCGGGTATTTATTGCGGAAGAAATGA
- a CDS encoding winged helix-turn-helix transcriptional regulator yields the protein MFSSSLVVLYFRNLPATILALQALGNKRALFCEVGTFMTDMASNREKISNIPDVAVTISAVYGCKWSLKILDAIQNGICRPGAIEKALPGLTTRVQSYYFSRMIELGVIGKTAYPEIPPRVEYYLTDFGKRILEILQHIKAVQRDIESEFRASQLET from the coding sequence ATGTTTAGTTCCTCACTTGTCGTTTTGTATTTTAGAAATTTGCCGGCTACAATCCTGGCATTACAGGCCCTTGGCAACAAGCGGGCACTTTTTTGTGAGGTAGGCACTTTTATGACAGATATGGCATCAAACCGGGAGAAAATAAGTAATATCCCTGATGTAGCCGTGACTATTTCTGCTGTCTATGGCTGCAAATGGTCATTAAAAATCCTGGACGCTATTCAGAACGGAATTTGTAGGCCGGGAGCAATTGAAAAGGCATTGCCGGGACTGACTACTCGCGTCCAAAGTTACTACTTTTCTAGGATGATAGAACTGGGGGTAATCGGTAAAACGGCTTATCCTGAGATTCCGCCACGCGTAGAGTATTATCTAACCGACTTCGGCAAACGCATTTTGGAAATATTGCAACACATAAAAGCCGTGCAAAGAGATATTGAATCTGAATTCAGGGCGTCACAGCTAGAAACATAA
- a CDS encoding MAPEG family protein has protein sequence MSPINSTVTNISLPRIYTAPCIIVGSVAAWLFWLLAGEHRAVPPELLVSPMATLFTLTALVWLMMVVARNIAVIRGHASIRYFADYKADVPVDDRFERPARTFNNLMQVPALFYVICLLMLVEKNADNVQIALAWAFVVLRYAHAVIYMAVNWVPYRFATWASSCIVLGTLWFRFVTAVGLG, from the coding sequence ATGTCGCCAATAAATTCTACTGTCACCAATATCTCGTTGCCGCGGATTTACACGGCTCCTTGCATCATAGTCGGATCAGTCGCAGCATGGTTATTTTGGCTATTAGCCGGTGAACATCGGGCTGTTCCACCGGAGCTGCTTGTGTCTCCCATGGCCACGCTCTTTACGCTGACGGCTTTGGTATGGCTGATGATGGTCGTCGCACGCAATATTGCCGTTATTCGAGGGCATGCGTCGATCAGGTATTTCGCGGATTACAAGGCGGATGTGCCAGTTGACGATCGATTCGAGCGTCCGGCTCGAACGTTCAACAATCTAATGCAAGTACCCGCGCTTTTTTATGTGATTTGTCTATTGATGCTTGTCGAGAAAAACGCCGACAATGTTCAAATCGCGCTGGCCTGGGCTTTTGTTGTACTCAGGTATGCCCATGCCGTCATTTATATGGCCGTAAACTGGGTGCCGTATCGCTTCGCGACGTGGGCTTCAAGCTGCATCGTTCTGGGCACGCTTTGGTTTCGCTTTGTGACGGCGGTTGGGTTGGGCTAA
- a CDS encoding EamA family transporter: protein MKAKVWAALLAVYLVWGSTYLMIRFVVETLPPFLSAGLRFLVSGAILLAWRRLAGDAAPTLRQWRSAAVVGIMLLLGGNGLVCWAEQTVPSGVAALIIGAVPMFLVIADALRPNGVRPTLRVLVGLVIGFMGIYLLVGPSVFADGMPLNMSGVAALLLASLLWALGSIYSKTADLPKTALMTTGAEMLAGGFALLLVSVLSENWQLFSIAQVSTDSWLALAYLIGFGSMVGFASYAWLLQNAPIPLVATYAYVNPLVAVFLGNWFAQEPLTPRILSASAIIIGAIIFMNSSQLSRAKPAADRGASK, encoded by the coding sequence ATGAAAGCTAAGGTTTGGGCCGCGTTGTTGGCGGTTTATCTGGTATGGGGATCGACTTATTTGATGATCCGCTTCGTCGTCGAAACATTGCCGCCATTTTTATCGGCCGGATTGCGTTTCCTCGTCTCCGGCGCCATTTTGCTGGCTTGGCGGCGTCTGGCCGGCGATGCCGCGCCGACCTTAAGGCAGTGGCGTTCGGCTGCTGTTGTCGGCATTATGTTATTGCTGGGCGGAAATGGCTTGGTCTGTTGGGCCGAACAAACCGTCCCGTCCGGCGTCGCCGCGCTAATAATCGGTGCCGTGCCCATGTTTCTGGTGATTGCCGACGCGCTCAGACCTAACGGCGTCAGACCCACGCTACGCGTACTGGTTGGGTTGGTCATAGGCTTCATGGGGATTTACCTGCTGGTCGGTCCGTCGGTGTTTGCGGACGGTATGCCGTTAAACATGTCTGGCGTGGCAGCGCTACTGCTCGCTAGTTTGCTTTGGGCTCTTGGTTCAATCTACAGCAAGACCGCAGATCTACCGAAAACGGCGCTGATGACAACCGGAGCGGAAATGCTGGCCGGCGGCTTTGCCTTGTTGCTTGTCAGTGTCCTAAGCGAAAACTGGCAGCTCTTTAGTATTGCCCAAGTCTCGACCGATTCGTGGCTGGCTTTGGCCTATCTGATCGGATTCGGTTCGATGGTCGGTTTCGCATCCTACGCCTGGCTCCTGCAAAATGCGCCGATCCCGCTAGTGGCGACATACGCCTACGTCAATCCGCTGGTGGCGGTGTTTTTAGGCAACTGGTTCGCGCAAGAACCGCTCACGCCGCGTATCCTGAGTGCATCGGCGATCATCATCGGGGCTATCATATTCATGAACAGCTCTCAACTTTCCAGGGCCAAGCCGGCAGCGGATCGAGGCGCGAGTAAATGA
- a CDS encoding 4-oxalocrotonate tautomerase produces the protein MPLTLTLTEGVLPAGTERLAFRRICDSMLKWHGLSCNKVMTPNVVGAIHLLPKQQTYSGLQESDVAFIEWKVPSFAFNTPEIQQGHIEEATDIIHELSGGRLPKHQIWANVVHAVDGAWGIAGQALTNKQLGEALSTG, from the coding sequence ATGCCGCTTACTCTTACACTCACAGAAGGTGTATTACCCGCGGGAACCGAAAGGCTCGCTTTTCGCAGAATTTGCGATTCAATGTTGAAATGGCACGGGCTGTCCTGCAATAAGGTGATGACGCCGAATGTCGTTGGCGCTATCCATCTGCTGCCCAAACAACAAACCTACTCAGGATTGCAAGAAAGTGATGTCGCCTTTATCGAATGGAAGGTGCCGTCATTTGCGTTTAACACACCCGAAATTCAGCAGGGACATATCGAAGAAGCCACCGACATTATTCATGAACTCTCGGGCGGCCGCCTGCCTAAACACCAAATTTGGGCCAATGTCGTCCATGCTGTTGATGGCGCCTGGGGAATCGCTGGTCAGGCGTTGACCAATAAACAGTTAGGTGAGGCACTTTCCACAGGCTAA
- a CDS encoding cupin domain-containing protein — MSNGSTSKAIEVMTPNIECDIKRRLLLAGMVGAVGAFSATPLFAQITSQDKTTISADGIVRTILQSHEDNEGNEFRLVMTTYPPGVGLPAHHHPSVGFNYILEGIAESQYVDEPILTFRAGDSYQDKANAQHLIFRNADRINPLKYLIAYTTQKGQPFLMVP, encoded by the coding sequence ATGTCAAACGGTTCTACCTCGAAAGCGATCGAAGTCATGACACCTAACATCGAATGCGATATCAAACGACGGCTGTTGCTGGCTGGGATGGTCGGTGCGGTAGGCGCATTCTCCGCGACGCCGTTGTTCGCACAAATCACATCGCAGGATAAGACGACAATCTCCGCCGATGGTATCGTGCGGACTATCCTGCAAAGCCATGAAGATAATGAAGGCAACGAATTTCGTTTGGTCATGACCACCTATCCGCCGGGAGTGGGCTTGCCAGCTCACCATCACCCCTCAGTGGGTTTCAATTACATTCTTGAGGGTATAGCGGAATCGCAGTACGTTGACGAGCCAATACTAACCTTCAGAGCTGGGGATAGCTACCAAGACAAGGCGAACGCTCAACACCTGATTTTTCGCAATGCCGACAGGATCAATCCGCTGAAGTATTTAATCGCTTATACCACCCAAAAAGGCCAACCATTTTTGATGGTTCCTTAA
- a CDS encoding SDR family NAD(P)-dependent oxidoreductase, with translation MSLTGKVVLITGGGTGMGADAARGFLDAGAKVVINGRREDKLAALASTLDPTSQNIAYVAGDIRKTETSAELIKMAILKFGGVDILINNAGVFAAKPFLLHTEEELDGYLQLLRAYFITSQYAIKEMLERGSGTVINIGSMWANHAIAATPCCGAATWKGGVHAFTKNLAIEYAPHKIRVNCIATALVETPLFDELLTIEQLQSFNTFHPIGRNGQVKDTTAAILFLADEELSGWITGVVLPLDGGVTAGRN, from the coding sequence ATGAGTTTAACAGGTAAAGTGGTATTGATCACTGGTGGTGGAACAGGTATGGGTGCAGACGCGGCGCGGGGTTTTTTGGATGCGGGTGCAAAGGTTGTCATTAATGGCCGGCGTGAAGATAAATTGGCGGCGTTAGCTTCAACCTTGGATCCAACCTCGCAAAATATTGCCTATGTAGCAGGGGATATACGAAAAACTGAAACGAGTGCTGAGCTTATTAAAATGGCCATTTTGAAATTCGGTGGCGTTGATATTTTGATTAATAACGCGGGGGTTTTTGCAGCTAAACCGTTTCTTTTACACACGGAAGAAGAGCTAGATGGTTATTTACAGCTGCTACGCGCTTATTTTATTACCTCCCAATATGCCATTAAGGAGATGCTGGAACGCGGTTCAGGTACAGTGATAAATATAGGTTCGATGTGGGCAAACCATGCGATCGCTGCAACGCCATGCTGCGGCGCGGCAACATGGAAAGGGGGTGTTCATGCGTTCACCAAGAATTTAGCGATAGAATATGCCCCACATAAAATTCGTGTCAATTGCATTGCGACTGCTCTGGTTGAAACGCCGCTCTTTGATGAATTACTGACTATAGAGCAACTGCAAAGTTTTAATACTTTTCATCCTATTGGCCGAAACGGGCAAGTTAAAGATACGACAGCAGCAATATTGTTTCTTGCCGACGAGGAGCTCAGTGGTTGGATAACAGGCGTTGTGTTGCCGCTAGACGGAGGCGTTACCGCTGGGCGTAATTAA